The genomic window TACGATTTCGGATGGTCGTGCGGCGACATCGCGAGGATCacatcgcggagatggagggatcgcggacatcgcggaatttgccatggaggacgtaattggaatttacgcccctacgttgaatttatttagcgtagggggttatgtgaaaataggtcgtgccaccctttggagatataaatatgtggcacctaAGGTTGAGAAGGGAGCGAAACGTTTTGGACTCTCGGCGAGTTACTATTCACGCATGAACAGTACCTGTGAACAGTACTTGTGCCCCCGGGGTTCCACGGTTCAGTTTTCCTCTCTCCGGTCTAGCCTAGGGTTTGAATTTTAGTGAGAGGTTTTTGTTGATCTCTCCGATTAAGAGAGGGAGGATATTCGGgcggaggctagatgcacttttgtaagtttaattactcaatttaatctttcatctataatgattgatcttgtgcatctcgattggttctttacaattctcgtcagcatctgacatagtCTACTTGTTTTAATTTTATCTCAAGATCCGTAAGTCCGATTGACGTGATTTCAGTtgggttagtttcgtaatttcatctagtttaatctgacaaatttttaggtcgatcggagttacggattttcgtccacatcaggtttactaggtacatagagttctggccagatttgaaaaatgtgatttaatcaggttttgtgtttaggGGAAGGGTTAGAAATTATTTTTGGCTTCCGCGACCATTCACCCCCTCTGGTCGCCTGTTTCGATCCTTCAATTGGTACCAGAGCCGGTTTAGGTTTTCTATACCTTAATCGGTGCTGAAAGCTATGGCGACCAATGAAAAGTTTGATGTTCGCACtctgttttttgatgggactgatTATGATTATTGGAAGGCACGTATGACCAACTATCTCAAAGGCAAGTCGCTGAAGCTATGGAAAATCACACAAAATGCCACATATGTGATTCCAGCTGAGGAACCGACTGACGCCGCTGAGATTGGGCTTCTTGAAACAAATCATTGCGCTGTTGCTATTTTACAGGCTTCTATTTGTAAAACTGAATATGATCGGGTTTCTAGTGAAGATCTCGCTTATCAGATCTGGGAGAAACTTAGAAAATATCATGAAGGCTCAAACACTGTGAAAAACCGAAAATTTGAGATTCACCGAAAAGAGTTTGATGCTTTTTGCCAATTGCCTAGTGAGTCTATTGATGACATGTTTGCACGTTTTCAAGTGATTGTTAATAAGATGAAGGCCATGAATAGCAATATGCCTTATGATGATCATGCTAGGGCTCTCAGATTATTACATTCACTTAATGATGAATGGGATATGAAAGTTGAGGCGATCGTTGAATCTGTAGGTTATGAGACTCTCACCACTGATGAGCTTTACAGTAAGCTCAAATCAAAAGAGATCGAAATTGTTTCTAAGCGTAAATTGAAAAATCCCACAGCTGCTTCTTCTTCTGACGTTCCAATGGCTTTGGTTTCTGGAAATAAGACTAACACTAATGCTAATCCAAATGTTTCCAGTTTTGCTTTGTCTTCTTTGTGTCATGTTGCAGATGAGGAGTTGGAGGTGCTAGATGATGATCAGCTTGTACTGCTCTCCAACAAGTTTAAGCGTGTGTATGACAACAGGCGTAATAGAAGACGTTCAGATGGCTGCTTCAACTGTGGTGAGCGAGGACACTTTGCTGCTGATTGCCCAAACAAGCAGAGATCTTTTGAGCAGGGCAATAACTCCTCCAAGCGCCAGGAGAAGTtcagggagaggaagaagaagaaggataagcaaTGGAAGAAAGGTGGACAAAAATACTCTGACAAGCAAGTCGCTAAGGCTGCAAATGTTTTGTTATCTTCTCTTGGACAGTATGTTTCAGGTGGCTCATCAGACTCCAGCGATTCAGATTCCGAGGATGAGACACCCAAGAAGAAGACAGACGGACTTTGCTTCATCACTGACGCCGGCATCAATGGTGGGATATGTACTATGGCCTTGGAGGGTGATGCATCAACCGACAGCAACGATGAAACTTCTGATGATGAGGTAGATACTTCTGCAGAACAAAGAATAGCTAATTTAACTAAAATTGTTCATAAGAAAAATAAAGTGTTGGCTAAACTTAAAACTAATTATGATAAAACTTATGCTGAACTAGCTACTCTCAAAAATGCTGCATCTAATCCTGCTGAACCTGATGAATGTGAAGAATGCTCAATTCATATGATTTTGCTTTCTAAATTGCAAACCAAGTATTCTTCCATTGTTGATGATCGAGATAAACTTTATGCTGAACTAAATGAACTTCGTTCTCGGTCGAATTTGCTTGGTACTTGTGTTTCTTGCCCGCTTCTGAAAGTTGACTTGGATAATGCTTTATGTCGGGTAAAAAATTTTGAAGAACACACTTGTCCTGATTTGCCGGTTTGTTTGATTTGTCCAACTTTACGATCTGAATTAAATGTTGCTAAATCACATATTGTTGAGTTGGAAAAACACACTTCTCCGGTTCTTCCTTCATGCCTAACTTGTCCTAATTTTGTTGTTGAAAATAATAATTTAAGGGCCAAACTTGCTGATTTGGAAGAAGAAAATAAGCATTTGAGAACTATTCTTGGTTGGTGTTCTATTCGTGAGCCTCAAATTGGTATGGCTATTGCTCAAATTAAACGGGGTGAGCGTTTTGGTCCCGGTTATgacttgaaacatgtttttggtgaAAAAAGTGGACCGCCTGTTGATGAGAAGAATCCACCTTTGGCTAAATATACTGGACCACCTCCTAGGAAGGGTTCAGGTGTCACCTCTAATGGGTTGCTGGTTGAGACATCTAGATCTGCTCCTAAAAAGcaggtttgggtgcctaagccaaAACACTTCAAGGGTGTACAAAATACTAAGCCAAATGGTTCTTCTTGTGATCATTTGCTAAGCCTGTTTTTGTTGCTTCTAGTTCTAATGTTGAGGCTTCTTTCGCTCCTGCACGCAAGCTTTATCATTGTGATTTTTGCAGTCATGATGGTCATCTTTATGAGTTCTGTTATCGGAGGATGCGTGCTGAACGACGTGAGCAGTACCCCACACGTGGTACTCATGATCGTCGTGTTTTTAGATGTGAGCAGTACCCTGTACGTGGTACTCATGATCGTCCTGTTTTGAGACATGAGCCATTTGTTCGCTCTTCTGGTTTTCGCTCACGTACTCGTGCTCTTGCACAACATCGGGATGACAGACCACATTTTCCCCCTCGTGGTTCTCATCGTTTTTTTTGAGAACTTTGATTTTGCTAACGCTTCTTTTGAGCAAGTGGCTCAGCACTGGTTTTCATTACATTATCCTAACCCCAGTGTTGAGTCATTAGCTCACCCTCGCTCTCGTTGTTGATTGTAGGTTGGAGGCGAGGAGGACATATGGATAATGGACTCCGACTGTTCACGCCACATGACCGGAGATGATAAATGGTTCTCTAGCCTCACCCCCACGAGCGTAAAGGAAAACATCACTTTTGGGGATAAAAGTCAAGGTAAGGTAATGGCGCATGGCTGCATCAAGGTAACAGATAAATACATGTTAAAGGACGTCGCATTGGTAAAGAATTTGCATTATAATTTGCTGTCTGTTTCGCAACTTCTTGAGGATGATTTTGAGGTTCGTTTTAAGAAAGGAAATTCGCGTGTTCTTGATTCTGCTGGTAACCTTGTTTGCAAGATTTCTCCTTTTAGACGGATTTTTAAAGCTGATTTTTCTAAATCTTTTGGTGAAACTCGCTGCTTAGTTGCTCATGGTTCCCCCCTGATTTGGAAGTGGCATCGTCGGTTAGGCCACTTGAGCTTTGATTTGTTTTGTCGTTTGAGTTCATTggatttaattgatggtttatcgAAACTCAAGTTTGAAAAGGATTTGATTTGTGCTCCCTGCAAACATGGAAAAATGGTTGCTGCTTCTCATGCACCTATGACTCAGGTGATGACAAGACGACCGGGTGAACTGAtacatatggacactgttggtccagCCCGTGTTCGGTCTGCTGGTGGGAAGTGGTATGTGCTCATCGTTGTGGACGATTTTTCTCGATATTCATGGGTGTTCTTTTTGGAATCTAAGGATGAGGCTTTCTCATATGTTCATGATCTTGTTCTGAAGCTGAAAAATGAGTTGTTAAATAATGTCGTTAGAGCAATTCGCAGTGACAACGGTACAGAATTTAAGAATTCTCGCATGAAAGCTTTTTGTTCAGAACAAGGTTTAGATCATCAGTTTTCCTCACCTTACGTTCCTCCCCAGAACGGTGTTGTTGAGCGTAAAAATCGTATGCTTGTTGAGATGGTTAGGACAATGCTTGATGAACATAAAACTCCTAGACGTTTTTGGGCTGAggctatcaacaccgcttgctatgttGCTAATCACATTTTTCTGAGAGCTTTTCTGGGAAAAACATCTTATGAGTTGAGATTTGGTCAACCTCCCAAAGTTTTCCACTTTCGAGTTTTtggctgcaagtgttttatattgaaaaagggaaatttggataaatttgaATCGTGTTCTTCCGATGGGTTATTTTTGGGGTATGCCTTGCAAGGGCGAGCGTatcgtgtgcttaatcttgataCTAACCGCATCGATGAGACATGTGAGGTCACCTTCGACGAGACAatgccttgtttttcttctgcttTTGAGTGTGCAGGTGATGACGAGATCGGGCAGGATATTTTTGAGGATGAGAAAGAGGAAGATGGatgtgacgacgacgatgacgatgatgcccTGCCTGCGATGCAGGGGGAGCCTGGCGCTCAGCCTGAGCAGGCGCCCTCCACCACTTTGGAGGATGGACCATCACCGACACGTACATCTACAGCAAAGCCTGCAGCTTCATCGACTATTGATCATGTACCGGCTGTAGTTGAGGGGGAGGCGATTTCAGAACGTACAGCACCACGACACATTCAGAATCGTCATCCTGCCAAGAACATAATAGGTAATTTGGATGAACGCACGACAAGGAACAGAGGtatgaaaaa from Miscanthus floridulus cultivar M001 chromosome 11, ASM1932011v1, whole genome shotgun sequence includes these protein-coding regions:
- the LOC136491992 gene encoding uncharacterized protein encodes the protein MATNEKFDVRTLFFDGTDYDYWKARMTNYLKGKSLKLWKITQNATYVIPAEEPTDAAEIGLLETNHCAVAILQASICKTEYDRVSSEDLAYQIWEKLRKYHEGSNTVKNRKFEIHRKEFDAFCQLPSESIDDMFARFQVIVNKMKAMNSNMPYDDHARALRLLHSLNDEWDMKVEAIVESVGYETLTTDELYSKLKSKEIEIVSKRKLKNPTAASSSDVPMALVSGNKTNTNANPNVSSFALSSLCHVADEELEVLDDDQLVLLSNKFKRVYDNRRNRRRSDGCFNCGERGHFAADCPNKQRSFEQGNNSSKRQEKFRERKKKKDKQWKKGGQKYSDKQVAKAANVLLSSLGQYVSGGSSDSSDSDSEDETPKKKTDGLCFITDAGINGGICTMALEGDASTDSNDETSDDEVDTSAEQRIANLTKIVHKKNKVLAKLKTNYDKTYAELATLKNAASNPAEPDECEECSIHMILLSKLQTKYSSIVDDRDKLYAELNELRSRSNLLGTCVSCPLLKVDLDNALCRVGGEEDIWIMDSDCSRHMTGDDKWFSSLTPTSVKENITFGDKSQGKVMAHGCIKVTDKYMLKDVALVKNLHYNLLSVSQLLEDDFEDEAFSYVHDLVLKLKNELLNNVVRAIRSDNGTEFKNSRMKAFCSEQGDDEIGQDIFEDEKEEDGCDDDDDDDALPAMQGEPGAQPEQAPSTTLEDGPSPTRTSTAKPAASSTIDHVNAMHEELENFARNQVWVLVDPPPCKPIGTKWVFKNKQGEDGHVVRNKARLVAQGFSQKEGIDYGETFAPVARLEAIHILLAFAASRGYKLYQMDVKSAFLNGFIEEEVYVKQPPGFKHPNFLDRVFKLQKALYGLKQAPRAWYARLKTFLLKNGFKMGSVDKTPFLLRQGNDTLIVQIYVDDIIFGGSSHALVKKFADVMSKEFEMSMMGELNFFLGLQIKQTSEGTFVHQGKYMKDVLKKFAMDDAKPISTPMPTSAALDADEDGEPVDQKEYRSMIGSLLYLTATRLDIHFAKVYIGYLPIFGFFAYFLVL